CTTCTCCCCGAAGAGCACCATCCTCCGGGCGATCTCGGGGCTCGGGACTAGGGTGATCCGGGCCTCATCCCGAAGCTTCCGGGTGAAGTCGAACGCCCATGCCTCACCGAAGAGCAATCCCAAGGCGGCGATGCCGTTGGTGACCGCGGTGATCTCGCTCACCAGCCGCCCTCGCCACCGCTCCTGCAGCAGGTCCTCCCACTTCCGGGGCACTTCCTCCGCCCGAACCCGCCGGCTGTCGTACGCCAGGGCATGTACCGTGCTGGCCACGCTCAGGGCGGCCCCGTCTAAAATTCGGCCGCTACCGGGGATATCGAAGGCCCGGGTCTCCTCCTCGGAGAACGAGGCCAGCAGCTTCCGGTCGTAGAGGGGGAGTACTCCCGGGATGCTCCAGTAGAACAGATCGTGGTCGTGTCGTCCCGCTTGCGCCTCCGCCACCGCCCGGGTGGGTGCCGCAATATCCGCCACCGTGCGGATGGTAAGCCAGCTGAACTTCTTCTTGAGTGCCTTCTCGAGATCCTCCGCCACCTCCTGCAGGTGCAGGAGGATGTGGAGAGCCCCTTCCCGCCGGGCCGCCTCGCAGATCCGCTCCCGCACGGAGACCTGCCCGCGGACTGGGGATACGGACAGGAGCATCAAAAAGAAGGCTATGGCGACGGCTGCCCTCCCCCGCACGTTCCCGCTCATGCTTCCACCTCCCTCCGCCGCTCGTCCTGCACCCGCCGGACCTTGTAGTCCCCCGTGGGTAGGCTTCCCGGTGAGAGGATCTCCACCTCGGGCCGCACCCCCAATGCCTCCCGCAGACGGGATTCCAGCTGCTCCCGGAGTTTTACGGGATCCTCCTCGCGCGCCTGCTCCACCTGCACGAGAAGCTGGGGCCGCTCGAAGGTACCCCGCACCACGATCCGGTAGTTGTCCGAGAGGACGGAGAAGCCGCGGACCACCTGCTCGATGGCCGCGGGGTACACGTTCACCCCCCGGTACCAGATCACGTCGTCCGCCCGCCCCTCAATCCCCCGCGCCACCCGCGGCCAACTCGCCCCGCACCGGCACACCGGCTCCGGCTCCAGCCGCCCGATGTCCCCAGACCGGTACCGCAACAGCGGCTGGGTGTCCCCCACCAGCATGGTGTACACCAGCTCCCCAGGCTCCCCCACCGGCACCGGCTCCCCACTCCTCGGATCCACCACCTCCGTCAGCACCACATCCCCAGAAATGTGCAACGCCGAAGAGTACGGACAGTTCGTCCCTAACGTGAACAGCTCCGTAAG
Above is a window of Armatimonadota bacterium DNA encoding:
- a CDS encoding AMP-binding protein, with the protein product SEQKVRLLHELKPTYVFGTTSYLLYLGRLAEEMGMPFARLSSLQILSFGGEAGGSAEANRQRLRERWGDVTFLEGYGLTELFTLGTNCPYSSALHISGDVVLTEVVDPRSGEPVPVGEPGELVYTMLVGDTQPLLRYRSGDIGRLEPEPVCRCGASWPRVARGIEGRADDVIWYRGVNVYPAAIEQVVRGFSVLSDNYRIVVRGTFERPQLLVQVEQAREEDPVKLREQLESRLREALGVRPEVEILSPGSLPTGDYKVRRVQDERRREVEA
- a CDS encoding ABC transporter substrate-binding protein, whose product is MSGNVRGRAAVAIAFFLMLLSVSPVRGQVSVRERICEAARREGALHILLHLQEVAEDLEKALKKKFSWLTIRTVADIAAPTRAVAEAQAGRHDHDLFYWSIPGVLPLYDRKLLASFSEEETRAFDIPGSGRILDGAALSVASTVHALAYDSRRVRAEEVPRKWEDLLQERWRGRLVSEITAVTNGIAALGLLFGEAWAFDFTRKLRDEARITLVPSPEIARRMVLFGEKDLHWTVLGTTIHRRERLQEPWGWAPVSPTFAGRFVIALFARAPHPNAARCAALWLASREGKITLEEVNYSFGDATPGSPSRVRKELERMRVRVFLENVEVARRRLELYGRLVPVLTGQVR